The following nucleotide sequence is from Scheffersomyces stipitis CBS 6054 chromosome 4, complete sequence.
AGTCTTACGAGACCACCAAGACACCAAACGATAAGGACCAACAGAAGTCAGGTTTAAGCGAGTACTTTATTCCCAACAAAGGAGCCGTTATTAAGTCTAATGCTGGTATCTACATGGTAGAGTTCATTACCAAGGACTTAGCTCGGTACCACAAGGCATGGTTTCCCCAGGCTTACGGTGGTCCTGGTTTTCAGTACGAGGTTGTTTTGGACTACACCCCTGTCTATGAGGAATTCAAACGAAACAGCAAAGATGCCAAAGAAGACTTCGACGTTAGAGTTCTTTCTGTAGGAGGCGAAATCACCATCAAGAACCTCAAGCAACGTTGTAGTGAAGAAGGCAAGAATGTTATAAAGAGTGACTTTGGCTTGAACAGAGGTGTTCTCAAAGGCTATAAGAGTACGCAACTAGGAAGAGCTAACAGTGCACCCACCTTCGTGGGTTTTGATATCAGATCTATCTACAAGGTTCGTGTCTTCCATGGCAGTGCCTTGGATGGAGTCAAGATCTTTTATACCAGTGGATCTGGAACCACTACACTGGCCGAAGCGCCACCTCCTGTTCCTGCCAGAAATTATCTTTCTCGTATCAAAAACTCTGTGGTAAGTACAGCATCTCCAAGAGCTCCAAGTGGAAGACAAGAGAATGTTGCATTCATCGGCAAAGAAACAGGAAATTACTCTGACTTCACGTTGAATGCTGGTGAAACAATTACAAAATTCAACTTCCGTAACGGTGCCTGGATCGATGCCATCCAGTTTGTTACTAGCTCTGGAAGGGTTTCCCAGATGTACGGAAATGCTACTGGTGGCCATTTCTCATCACTAGAAGCACCTGATTCCCAGTTCACAATTGTAGGAATGTATGGATATGTGGGCAGATGGATGGATGGCATTGGTATCATCTACACAAATGAGATCTAGTAAAATTCGTTACAGTCATTATACAAATAAAAGATAGCTGCTATGCACTGTAGACAAAGACAACGTCGTTGACATATTACCATAAAAAGAGATGCCTTGAATAGAGCCATTTCATACAATGTATATATTGCAGAGATTTTTGTTCATGATCTACACTTCATAGATCCTCTATTTGTCTTTCTAGCACTTTCGTCTTGGCCTGGTTGTACTCTATAGGGTATTTTTTCGCTACTCCTATCTGGGTATGATGAGTAGATCTGAGAAAGGGTAAATAAGAGCTTTTGTTCTCGCCCATTTTCAATCTCGCAATTCTCTGTTCAATAGCTGCGAGATCGTTCTTCATCTGGTCGACTTTACTGAGCTTGACCTTCAAAGCCAGATCCTGTCTGACTACAAAATTATCATTATACAATTGCCTTAAGCGTTTTAATCGTGCTCCAAGTTCAGCATTCTTTTCCACCAAcatctggttctggttgTTGAGCTTTCCACTGATTTGAGCCTGTAGCACGAGAGATTTGTCTAGTTCAAGTGAATCAAGAGCATGGGATAAAGTATTGGATAAATATGCGGCATGTTCGGATAAACTATTAGGATAGTGGATCGAGTCTGAAGCGAGAAAGGCGTTGAGTTCATCATCATCGCTGACAAGGTACTCGTCATCGGACAGAACCTCTGAGTCGTTATCATTAGTGGCTCCATTGCGATTAGCGGCTGTATTTgtattttcaattgtattgccatttctttttgattCATCAATTGAACTTTCATAATTGTTTGGGATTGTGTTTCCATTTACACTTCCGTGAGTCCCATTTGTATGGTTCTCTACCTCGGTAACATCTTGATCCTTGCTAGTTACTGGAGAGCTTATTTCAACATCATTCGTCGTGTCTTGTCTATCTACATGCGGAACTCGATCTGAGGGGTCCGCTCGTCCAATCATAGCAATATATATGGATAAGTAGTTGTTTCAGCTAGCACACTTTATGATTTGTAATTCAGAGTTACTTTATTCTGTGAAGAGATGTTCTCACTGTTAAGAATCAGGAATAAAACCAAATGCACAAACAGTTGCGAAAATGCGAATTACTAAATCAGCCAACAAATTCACATAGACAAAATCTACACTGACATACGAGTATCGCTACCAGTGAACTTTATGGAGGAATAGCTTTAAATGGTCTAGCTCTACTTTAACTTGATCacaatttcaataataGTTATAATTACCAAGTATGTCACCAGTCCTCTCTCTTCCTAACAATATGCCAGATTCTCGAGAAGTGCCAAACTCACGTGACTTTCTCCAAATTTCTCTACTAGCCATGTATTCAGTATATCTATACAGACTTCTGTTTTATACTCTATATTCCTGAATTGTTTCTCTCCTCAAATGTCGTTCCAATTGCAGAACTCCGAGGTCTTGGCGCGGTTGAAGCCCTTCGGTATTCTGTTTGAGAAGTCGCTCTCCGACTTGATCAAAGGGATTAGACATCAATCCAAGGAGTCTCCAGAGTCTTTACTGAACTTTCTAGATGTCGTGATCCAGGAGTGCAAAACCGAGCTTTCAACGACGGATTTGGAGACAAAGGCTACGGCagtgttgaagttggcatATTTGGAGATGTATGGCTTTGATATGGCTTGGTGCAACTTCCAGATCTTGGAAGTGATGTCTTCAGGCAAGTTCcagcagaagagaatcGGATATTTGGCTGCGATCCAGCTGTTCAAAAACGAACAGGACTTGTTAATCCTTGCTACCAATCAGTTCAAAAAGGACTTGAACTCGCATAATCACACCGAGATAGGTTTGGCACTTAGTGGCATTGCTACCATTGTTACTCCCAATTTGGCGAGAGACATCAACGACGACgtgttgatgaaattgagcCATTCGAAACCGTATATTCGTAAAAAGGCTATCTTGGCCATgtacaagatcttcttaCAATATCCTGAAAGTTTGCGAGTTAATTTTAATCGCGTTATCGCCATGTTGGACGACGCAGACATTTCCGTGGTTAGTGCTACTGTCAATGTAATCTGTgaaatttccaagaaaAACCCGCATATATTCATGACAAGTTTGCCCAaattcttctccatcttgGAGGACACCAAGAATAACTGGTTAATCATCagaatattgaagttgttccagAGTTTGTCGCGTGTAGAACCTCgtatgaagaagaagattcttccGAcgatcttggacttgatcCTCAGAACCCAAGCATCGTCCTTGATCTACGAGTGTATCAACTGTATCGTTAACGGCAACATGTTGAGTGCAGACTCTTCAAAGGATAAGGAAACGGCAAAAATCTGCATTAAACAAATTAtggagttcttcaagacaaAGGACTCCAACCTAAAATTCGTGGGCTTAATTGCATTAATTAgcatcttgaagatattccCCGTGTTTATGCACAAAGTTGATGGTGTTTCAACTATCATAATGGACTGTCTCACGGATCCAGATCTTATCATAAAGAGAAAAGCATTGGAAATCTGCCATTACttggttcaagaagataataTAGCCGAAGTAGTAAAGGTCTTGTTGTTGCAGTTGATTCCAAGTGATACGAACGCTATTCCAGAGGCTTTAAAGCAGGAAGTCACTTTGAAAATCTTGTCAATAACATCGAACGACAAGTATGCGAATGTGCCCAACTTCAAATGGTATGTGGCAGTATTGAAGGATATCATCAATTTGACTTTACTTCCgcttccttcttcttccaatgctAGCACGATCTctccagcaacagcaaaCGTCATAGCTGCAGAAATCGGTAAAGAATTCAAAGAGTTAGCCACCAAGGTGCCTTCTATTAGACCCACAATTCTCAACAAAGTGATTGTGGAAGCTGTTCAGGATGTAAGAATCTTGGACGTGTGTCCTTCATTGCTTAGGGACTTCTACTGGATTATGGGAGAGTATATAGACGAGTTGAGATCTCCatccgaagaagaaagtgacGTTGAAGACGAGGATGATATTGAGGAATCTTCTGTTTTGGACCTTGGCAAGAAGATCCAGATTTTCAACGCGTTGGTAAACCACGATATAGACAAGGTACTTGGTTTATCTGTAAATACccattttccaatttcatcCAAGTTGATTACCTTATCTGATTCTAATGTCCAAGTAGTGTTTATCCAGGCAATTGTTAAGTTGTACAATGGCATTGTGACCGATTATTTGGTGCACTATTCAGTTCAAGGGAAATTCAAGCGGGAGCAATTTAATCAATTGGCCCATTATTTatacaagttgatcaacttccTTGGAAACTGGGAGAACCATAGGAACTATGAAGTTCAGGAGAGAGCTTTGTCGTGGttggaattcttgaagCTTTCATTAGAAGCAATGACACATGAAGATATTTCGGCTATCcagaaattggaaaaggaCGAGGTTGAGTATTACAGAAACTTACCGAGatctgaagaaggtgaagatgaagacgatgaagttTATGACGAAGAATCTtcggaagaagaggaaagtGAAAATGACGATACAGACAACAGCATTAAGCCAGTCAGAGACAATGAATACGAAAACTTGAGCTCTTCATCTGAAGAGGAtaacgatgaagatggagatgagagtgaagaaaatggtAAAGACGAAAACGTGGAATATCCTAATAACGAAGTCAATGGTGGGTTTGATGGCGTTGAACATAGTCCATTTCCTGAAACAGATGACTTCCTTACAGAACCTCTGAAAGAGAATAGTTTGCCAATGTTGCTAACACATATTCTTCCATCATTTTTCAAGAGTTATCCTTTGAAcccaattgcaaagaacTCACAGAAAAAGATTCCTATTCCAGAAGATTTGAATCTTGACGAGCCAATCTACACCATTCCATTTGATGTGTCTGCTGATGACGTTGACAGTTTTGTCAATGATGAATATGATTTATTCattgaagacgaagttgATTTACATGCTGAAGAAGCATCTTTGATCAGTTTGTCTAACAGAGGCAGTGACgatgacttgaagaagaaacaggagagattggagaaattgagaGATGATCCATACTATCTTGGATCCAAGAAGTCTtctaagaagaagtctaTTAACAGGAGAGTTCTCTTGGTCGATGAAGACAAGACCCCAAGCCCAGAAAACTTCAGTGAGAAGGGTTCGATTAATTCAGGAGTTGCTCCTGTCAAggagagaaagaagaaaccgttgaagatgaagaaggataAAGTGGTCATCTTGTCGGAAGAGACAATAGAAGGTGGtccagatgaagaagaagatgaagaagccaCTGCTGTTAAAGCCAAGTCcaaaaaaaagaagagtaaCTTTATGATTGATTCGTCGAATTTGGATAATTTCGATCTTACTTCTTCGGCCATGTCAGAGTCGGTCTCTGGTTTGGACAAGGACTACGAGTACAACATTGATTTGGACGAGTTAAGAAAGAAATTGGCCCTGTCTTCGTTGAAAGac
It contains:
- a CDS encoding clathrin assembly complex AP-3 adaptin component, whose product is MSFQLQNSEVLARLKPFGISFEKSLSDLIKGIRHQSKESPESLSNFLDVVIQECKTELSTTDLETKATAVLKLAYLEMYGFDMAWCNFQILEVMSSGKFQQKRIGYLAAIQSFKNEQDLLILATNQFKKDLNSHNHTEIGLALSGIATIVTPNLARDINDDVLMKLSHSKPYIRKKAILAMYKIFLQYPESLRVNFNRVIAMLDDADISVVSATVNVICEISKKNPHIFMTSLPKFFSILEDTKNNWLIIRILKLFQSLSRVEPRMKKKILPTILDLILRTQASSLIYECINCIVNGNMLSADSSKDKETAKICIKQIMEFFKTKDSNLKFVGLIALISILKIFPVFMHKVDGVSTIIMDCLTDPDLIIKRKALEICHYLVQEDNIAEVVKVLLLQLIPSDTNAIPEALKQEVTLKILSITSNDKYANVPNFKWYVAVLKDIINLTLLPLPSSSNASTISPATANVIAAEIGKEFKELATKVPSIRPTILNKVIVEAVQDVRILDVCPSLLRDFYWIMGEYIDELRSPSEEEMFIQAIVKLYNGIVTDYLVHYSVQGKFKREQFNQLAHYLYKLINFLGNWENHRNYEVQERALSWLEFLKLSLEAMTHEDISAIQKLEKDENSLPMLLTHILPSFFKSYPLNPIAKNSQKKIPIPEDLNLDEPIYTIPFDVSADDVDSFVNDEYDLFIEDEVDLHAEEASLISLSNRGSDDDLKKKQERLEKLRDDPYYLGSKKSSKKKSINRRVLLVDEDKTPSPENFSEKGSINSGVAPVKERKKKPLKMKKDKVVILSEETIEGGPDEEEDEEATAVKAKSKKKKSNFMIDSSNLDNFDLTSSAMSESVSGLDKDYEYNIDLDELRKKLASSSLKDKEKKEKKEKKKKKKKSSASNVEKIK
- a CDS encoding predicted protein, coding for MIGRADPSDRVPHVDRQDTTNDVEISSPVTSKDQDVTEVENHTNGTHGSVNGNTIPNNYESSIDESKRNGNTIENTNTAANRNGATNDNDSEVSSDDEYLVSDDDELNAFLASDSIHYPNSLSEHAAYLSNTLSHALDSLELDKSLVLQAQISGKLNNQNQMLVEKNAELGARLKRLRQLYNDNFVVRQDSALKVKLSKVDQMKNDLAAIEQRIARLKMGENKSSYLPFLRSTHHTQIGVAKKYPIEYNQAKTKVLERQIEDL